From Denitrovibrio acetiphilus DSM 12809, the proteins below share one genomic window:
- the istA gene encoding IS21 family transposase, which produces MRRHKKGRLTMKYLREVIRLHDLGGLSNRQIAKACNVSPTTAGGCINKYIDSGIPYETFAELPDEELESIFYPKEPDQPVYSRPMPDMEYLCKELKRKGVTLQLLWEEYIRENPGGYSRSQFSYHYQQWSKKINPTMRFNHKAGEKVFVDFSGYKPEIVNPITGEVTSVDLFVATLGASSYTYAVCVPDQTKEFWIEAHVKMFDFFGGVPECIVPDNLKSGVTSPCFYDPDINPGYADMAAHYGIAVVPARPGKPKDKGKVENGVLNVQRRILAVLRNHTFNSIQELNSAVAEELVNLNARPMQHMKSSRRQLFKGLDQPALKPLPSERFEQYSWKKAKVSFNYHVQVGDTHYSVPWRLMGETVDIKYNSRIVQIIHKNKCIASHPRSFKYGYYATSKAHMPPNHQFVASGWTPERINKWASKAAGAYTAKAIDAIIDSRQFPEQAYKSCMGVIKLSKYYQPERLEKACRMVLESGTVRYKSIKSILEKGLDKIHYLEPEPRKNLVHENIRGNEYYRIKGDD; this is translated from the coding sequence ATGCGACGACACAAGAAAGGAAGGTTAACAATGAAATATCTTCGTGAAGTAATCCGCCTTCATGACTTAGGCGGTCTCAGCAACCGTCAGATAGCCAAAGCCTGTAATGTATCACCGACGACAGCAGGCGGATGCATCAACAAATACATAGATTCAGGCATTCCTTATGAAACCTTTGCCGAGCTTCCGGATGAGGAGCTTGAGTCAATCTTTTACCCCAAGGAACCAGATCAGCCCGTATACTCCCGCCCCATGCCGGATATGGAGTATCTTTGCAAAGAGCTTAAGCGGAAAGGGGTGACTCTTCAGCTTCTCTGGGAAGAGTATATCCGTGAGAATCCCGGAGGCTACAGCCGTTCCCAATTCTCTTACCACTATCAGCAGTGGAGTAAAAAGATTAATCCGACGATGCGGTTTAATCATAAAGCAGGCGAGAAGGTATTTGTAGACTTCTCCGGTTACAAGCCTGAGATCGTAAATCCAATAACAGGCGAGGTGACATCAGTAGATCTCTTTGTAGCGACCTTAGGAGCAAGTTCATACACTTATGCGGTATGTGTTCCTGACCAGACGAAAGAGTTCTGGATAGAAGCCCATGTAAAGATGTTCGATTTCTTCGGCGGCGTTCCTGAATGCATAGTGCCGGATAATCTTAAGTCCGGAGTAACGTCCCCATGCTTTTACGACCCTGATATAAATCCCGGCTACGCAGACATGGCAGCGCATTACGGCATAGCAGTTGTCCCCGCAAGACCAGGTAAACCAAAGGATAAGGGGAAGGTAGAGAACGGCGTACTTAACGTTCAGCGCCGTATCCTTGCTGTACTCCGTAACCACACATTTAACAGCATACAGGAACTCAACAGCGCAGTGGCGGAAGAGCTTGTAAATCTTAACGCCAGACCCATGCAGCATATGAAGTCATCCCGCAGACAGCTGTTCAAAGGATTAGACCAGCCTGCGCTGAAACCACTTCCCTCTGAAAGGTTCGAACAGTACAGCTGGAAGAAGGCCAAGGTGAGCTTCAACTATCATGTGCAGGTAGGAGATACTCACTACAGTGTCCCATGGCGGCTTATGGGTGAAACTGTAGATATCAAATACAACAGCAGGATAGTTCAGATAATACATAAGAATAAATGCATAGCATCACACCCCAGGTCTTTTAAGTATGGCTACTACGCTACCTCTAAAGCCCACATGCCGCCCAACCATCAGTTCGTTGCTTCAGGCTGGACGCCTGAAAGAATTAATAAGTGGGCATCAAAGGCCGCAGGAGCGTACACCGCCAAAGCAATAGATGCCATTATTGACAGCAGGCAGTTTCCGGAACAGGCTTACAAGAGCTGTATGGGTGTCATTAAGCTTTCGAAATATTACCAGCCGGAAAGACTTGAGAAGGCATGCCGTATGGTTCTGGAGAGCGGCACTGTCAGATACAAGAGCATCAAGTCTATCCTTGAAAAAGGTCTGGATAAAATACACTACCTTGAACCTGAACCAAGAAAAAATCTTGTCCATGAGAATATCAGGGGCAATGAGTACTATCGTATAAAAGGAGATGACTAA
- the istB gene encoding IS21-like element helper ATPase IstB, translated as MELTEMMTQLRLKGFIQAYELQQKMPEIDDLSFEERLRILLEHESLYREDRQLCLLLKKAKLRYPGACIEDIRYRNGRNITKQMMLELGKNDWVRKHRNIIITGASGVGKTYIACALGNSACRNGIKSLYVRLPRLLQELKIARTDGTYVKVLTQLSRVNVLIVDDWGLDTLNDHERKDFLEVMEDRYSVRSTIIATQIPVDKWHDIIGDHTIADAICDRLVHNAEHLQLTGDSLRKEKEQSSVNMKNE; from the coding sequence ATGGAACTAACGGAAATGATGACACAGCTCAGACTTAAAGGATTCATACAGGCGTATGAACTACAGCAGAAGATGCCGGAGATTGATGATCTCAGTTTCGAGGAGAGGCTGAGAATCCTTCTGGAGCATGAGTCACTATACAGGGAAGACAGACAACTCTGCCTGCTTCTAAAGAAAGCTAAACTCAGGTATCCCGGAGCCTGCATAGAGGACATCCGGTACAGGAACGGCAGAAACATTACAAAGCAGATGATGCTGGAACTTGGTAAAAACGATTGGGTGCGCAAACACAGGAATATCATAATCACCGGTGCCTCTGGCGTAGGAAAGACTTATATCGCCTGTGCTCTCGGCAACAGCGCATGTCGAAACGGAATAAAGTCCCTCTATGTCAGACTGCCGAGACTCCTTCAGGAACTTAAGATTGCCAGAACAGATGGTACTTATGTAAAGGTACTCACTCAGCTTTCCAGAGTAAATGTGCTGATCGTTGACGACTGGGGGCTTGATACTCTGAACGACCACGAGAGGAAGGACTTCCTTGAGGTCATGGAAGACCGCTACTCCGTCAGATCCACTATTATCGCTACTCAGATACCCGTTGATAAATGGCATGACATTATAGGTGACCATACTATCGCTGACGCTATCTGTGACAGGCTTGTACATAACGCAGAGCACTTACAGCTTACCGGCGACTCTCTCAGAAAAGAGAAAGAACAGAGCTCTGTTAACATGAAAAATGAATAG
- a CDS encoding S8 family peptidase — translation MAQPNFLIGRGELLTANIPPIKRKMEEKDPLYSFVEAKNVLIPQISSVTEELNKLPDLACPDDMGVMSMILNPSFIAKTTYPKAFFNAVNIVPIGSRNISLVPRKTSKKTGPGEEETTTEIFVAGKRSIFRKLSETISGFDENSREALHFTRFERIESFSASIDIQTKDSDIEYFEVAIHMLPNDDSVHIKSSFREYASNLGIEVYDDLSFNAGTLWFVPIKGFVNNIEILSKFIFIRMMRNIPKLRGFRPIQRNSGVSLSCTLPKEAPMSSLPRVAILDGGLPEQHALGQWVRSYTKLDEDSDDIDGGPDHGLGVTSAFLFGPIEPGETAKRPFSYVNHLRVLDSKSEEEDPLELYRTLGLIEQVLLSRQYEFVNLSLGPDLPIEDGEIHTWTAVLDDLLSDGETIMTVAAGNNGEYDRDSGNARIQIPSDCVNTLSVGAATSIQKEWSKASYSAFGPGRRPGFIKPDILAFGGSPKEYFHVVSAEKGLHITPELGTSYASPFALRNAVGVRAILGDDLSALAIKALLIHSAKSSEHDKQEVGWGKLPENIMDIISCDSGVARIVYQGTLKPGKFIRAKLPIPESGLTGKCKIKATFCYASPVDPQDVGAYTRASAYSGVIGH, via the coding sequence ATGGCACAACCAAATTTTTTAATTGGACGAGGCGAATTATTGACTGCCAATATTCCTCCTATCAAAAGAAAAATGGAAGAAAAAGATCCATTGTATTCCTTTGTAGAAGCGAAAAATGTTTTAATTCCGCAAATATCTTCTGTTACGGAAGAACTGAACAAACTGCCAGATTTGGCTTGTCCTGATGATATGGGAGTAATGAGTATGATATTAAACCCATCATTTATAGCAAAAACTACTTATCCTAAAGCGTTTTTCAATGCAGTGAATATAGTTCCTATCGGCAGTAGGAATATTAGTCTTGTTCCTAGAAAGACTTCAAAGAAAACAGGTCCTGGTGAAGAAGAGACCACTACTGAGATATTTGTTGCGGGTAAACGGTCAATTTTTAGGAAATTAAGTGAAACCATATCTGGTTTTGATGAAAATTCAAGAGAGGCATTGCATTTTACTAGATTTGAAAGGATTGAAAGCTTTAGTGCATCTATAGATATTCAAACTAAGGACTCTGATATTGAGTACTTTGAGGTGGCTATACATATGCTTCCTAACGACGATTCTGTACATATTAAATCGTCTTTTCGGGAATATGCTTCCAATCTTGGGATTGAGGTATATGATGACCTTAGTTTTAATGCTGGGACTTTATGGTTTGTTCCTATAAAAGGTTTTGTAAACAATATTGAAATATTATCAAAGTTTATTTTCATAAGGATGATGAGAAATATACCTAAGTTGCGTGGTTTTCGCCCAATACAGCGAAATAGCGGGGTTTCACTTTCTTGCACATTACCTAAAGAAGCTCCGATGTCATCTCTGCCGCGTGTTGCTATTCTGGATGGTGGCCTTCCTGAGCAACATGCCCTTGGCCAGTGGGTAAGGTCTTATACAAAACTAGATGAAGATTCTGATGATATAGATGGTGGACCAGATCACGGTCTCGGTGTTACATCTGCTTTTTTATTTGGCCCCATTGAGCCAGGTGAAACTGCGAAACGCCCATTTTCTTATGTTAACCATTTAAGGGTCTTGGATAGCAAGTCAGAAGAGGAAGACCCTTTGGAACTATATAGAACGTTAGGACTTATTGAACAGGTATTATTGTCTAGACAATATGAATTTGTGAATTTGAGTCTTGGTCCTGATTTACCTATTGAAGACGGAGAGATACATACATGGACAGCGGTTCTCGATGACTTGCTGAGTGATGGTGAAACCATTATGACTGTTGCTGCAGGCAATAATGGTGAATATGATAGAGATTCAGGAAATGCGAGAATACAAATCCCATCTGACTGCGTAAACACTCTTTCTGTTGGGGCTGCTACAAGTATTCAGAAGGAGTGGTCTAAAGCTTCCTATAGTGCATTTGGACCAGGTAGGCGACCAGGTTTTATTAAACCTGATATTTTGGCGTTTGGGGGATCTCCAAAAGAATATTTTCATGTGGTATCTGCAGAAAAAGGCTTACATATTACTCCAGAGCTTGGTACTAGCTATGCTTCTCCATTCGCTTTAAGGAATGCAGTAGGGGTGCGTGCTATTTTGGGAGATGATTTGTCAGCATTGGCAATAAAGGCTCTTTTGATACATTCTGCAAAGAGCTCTGAACATGACAAGCAAGAAGTTGGTTGGGGTAAATTGCCTGAGAATATCATGGATATTATTTCATGTGATTCTGGGGTTGCTAGAATTGTTTATCAGGGGACCCTGAAGCCAGGTAAGTTTATAAGAGCTAAACTGCCAATACCAGAATCTGGTTTAACTGGTAAATGTAAAATCAAGGCGACATTTTGTTATGCTTCTCCAGTTGATCCGCAAGATGTGGGGGCGTATACCCGTGCATCTGCATATTCCGGTGTAATTGGACACTGA
- a CDS encoding AAA family ATPase: protein MNINKKIFKNKELNFKSADCMILSDDLGHLIRLSLAGQIDEVRLLVARLVRKYRDENPELANKLNEYLRATPYKRSMMRKGASEVEFFSSIPSDEETKLNLLKTYENPGENIAPLFTEKLQYQLGQLVKERMHVDKLMTKGLIPARSAIFTGPPGVGKTLASRWIASQLGLPLYVLDLTTVMSSLLGKTGANLRSVLDFAKANSCVLLLDEIDSIAKRRSDDSDIGELKRLVTIILQEIENWPGNSLLLAATNFPDLLDPAIWRRFDVVVDFTMPSSLELNKAIELFSGDDKELIIKWRSVLEIVLKDKSYSDIERSIYQLRRANVLNNETFLSSISDLLKNALPTLSKGDAIEIAVNLAKENVASKRAIADMVGISRDTVAKYLKLKS from the coding sequence ATGAATATAAATAAAAAAATCTTTAAAAATAAAGAACTTAACTTTAAAAGTGCAGATTGCATGATTCTAAGTGATGATTTAGGCCACTTGATTCGCTTGTCTCTTGCGGGGCAAATTGATGAAGTACGTTTATTGGTGGCTAGATTAGTTAGGAAGTATCGAGATGAAAACCCAGAACTTGCAAATAAGCTTAACGAATATCTAAGAGCCACTCCTTATAAACGTTCTATGATGAGAAAAGGGGCCTCAGAGGTTGAGTTTTTTTCATCAATTCCTTCAGATGAAGAAACGAAGCTAAATCTTCTCAAGACGTATGAAAATCCTGGAGAAAACATTGCTCCGTTGTTTACAGAAAAACTACAGTATCAGCTAGGCCAATTAGTTAAAGAACGTATGCATGTTGATAAATTGATGACCAAGGGCTTGATTCCAGCCCGTTCTGCAATTTTTACAGGCCCTCCAGGAGTTGGGAAGACGCTTGCTTCTCGTTGGATTGCTTCACAATTAGGCTTGCCATTATATGTCTTAGATTTAACAACAGTTATGAGTAGCTTACTGGGTAAAACTGGAGCAAATCTGCGATCCGTACTTGATTTTGCAAAAGCAAATTCGTGTGTTTTACTTCTTGATGAAATTGATTCTATAGCGAAAAGACGTAGTGACGATTCAGATATTGGAGAGCTTAAAAGACTTGTTACAATAATATTGCAAGAAATAGAAAACTGGCCAGGCAATTCTCTCTTACTTGCTGCAACAAATTTCCCAGATTTATTAGATCCTGCCATATGGCGTAGATTTGATGTAGTCGTAGATTTTACTATGCCTAGTAGTTTGGAACTTAATAAAGCAATTGAACTGTTCAGCGGTGATGATAAGGAGCTAATAATAAAATGGAGAAGCGTTTTAGAGATTGTCTTAAAAGATAAGTCCTATAGTGACATTGAGAGAAGTATTTACCAGTTGCGGAGAGCGAATGTGTTAAATAACGAAACTTTTCTAAGCTCTATAAGTGATCTATTAAAAAACGCATTGCCAACACTGTCTAAAGGAGATGCTATTGAAATAGCAGTTAATCTTGCTAAAGAAAATGTCGCATCGAAAAGAGCAATTGCAGACATGGTAGGTATTAGTAGAGATACTGTCGCCAAATATCTCAAATTAAAATCTTAG
- a CDS encoding TnsD family Tn7-like transposition protein, with translation MHEIPLRISAVPVKQYNRHQFIYPDISLLRVGVVNSYSLNDSKVLIQVAKIYKELIECRVDLSGMDFRAMYLSLLDDIGFIKGNNSVAISKLLPEFRRYFGESLLTTLYSADIDSWLTAIIRKHRKTFHPIRHILMILFLSGSLSEFMCYQPRRGIVPQQTRYSLLAHDTVYHDDWLALQKEMPEKSKNDLRKLSPKVYVWLYRNDRDWLMEHSPLKLIPVSEEDRVDWAERDKSIVREVVIAIKKIKSSEKPFLRITTSRIGKMIGKLSVIEKHRDKLPETAELLSRLVESIEEFQKRKIMSVVKKMVVEGLPLYESHVYRRATVAKGRSIEVDNFLIRLLSDLDFSNGSGEQMI, from the coding sequence ATGCACGAAATACCTTTGCGAATTTCTGCTGTACCAGTGAAGCAATATAATAGGCATCAGTTTATTTACCCTGATATCTCTCTATTAAGAGTAGGTGTCGTTAATTCGTACTCGCTCAACGATAGTAAAGTGTTGATTCAGGTTGCCAAAATTTATAAAGAGCTTATTGAGTGTAGGGTTGATCTTTCAGGAATGGACTTCAGGGCAATGTATTTATCGTTGTTGGATGATATTGGATTTATTAAAGGTAATAACTCTGTCGCGATTAGTAAATTACTTCCTGAATTTAGACGCTATTTTGGAGAAAGCTTACTCACTACGCTGTATTCAGCAGATATTGATAGCTGGCTGACTGCAATTATCAGAAAACATAGGAAGACATTTCATCCAATCAGGCATATTTTGATGATACTGTTCCTCTCTGGTTCACTTTCAGAGTTTATGTGTTACCAGCCTCGTAGAGGTATTGTCCCTCAGCAGACAAGATATAGCCTCCTCGCGCACGATACTGTTTATCATGATGATTGGCTCGCATTGCAAAAAGAAATGCCTGAGAAGTCCAAAAATGACCTTCGAAAGCTTTCTCCAAAAGTTTACGTCTGGCTTTATCGGAATGATAGAGACTGGCTTATGGAACATTCACCTCTTAAATTGATCCCTGTTTCAGAAGAGGATCGTGTGGACTGGGCTGAAAGAGACAAGTCGATTGTTCGAGAGGTTGTTATCGCTATAAAAAAAATTAAATCATCTGAAAAGCCATTTTTAAGGATAACCACTAGCAGAATTGGTAAAATGATTGGTAAACTAAGTGTTATTGAAAAGCATCGGGATAAGCTTCCTGAAACAGCTGAACTACTATCAAGGTTAGTTGAGAGTATTGAAGAGTTTCAGAAACGAAAGATCATGAGCGTGGTTAAGAAAATGGTCGTTGAAGGTTTGCCTTTATATGAGTCGCATGTTTACAGGCGAGCAACAGTTGCTAAAGGGCGATCAATAGAAGTAGATAATTTTCTGATAAGGTTATTGAGTGATCTTGATTTTTCAAATGGTTCAGGCGAGCAGATGATTTAA